The Vibrio coralliilyticus genome segment CTTCTTGGGCACTGTTCAAGAAGGTCGATGCTCGGAATGGCCTTCAGGGAAGCATTTCAACATTTCTCGACCAAAACACACATTTTAAAGGGGAGCACGATACTGAATATTTGTATCGAATTCCGCTCAAAAACACTCAAACCACAGGATAGATAAACGGTCTAATCATGGATATTTTTGATAAACAAGAATCACAAGTACGTTCTTACTGCAACAGCTTTCCGGTCGTTTTTACCAAAGCAAAAGGGTGCTGGTTGGAGACGCAATCCGGTGAAAAATACCTAGATTTTCTTGCTGGTGCAGGGTCACTCAACTACGGTCACAACAACCCGATATTTAAACAAGCTTTGCTTGACTATATTGAAGCTGATGGAATTACACATGGGCTTGATATGCACTCAACGGCCAAGTCAGATTTTCTTAATGCATTGAAGCAGAATATATTTGAGCCACGAGGCCTTAACTACAAAGTCCAATTTACGGGTCCTACAGGCACTAATGCTGTTGAGGCTGCTCTTAAACTAGCGAGAAAGGCAAAAGGAAGGAGCTCAATTGTTGCGTTTACTAATGGTTTTCACGGTTGTACGTCTGGTGCGTTAGCAGCAACTGGTAATCAGCATCATCGTCAGGGGGCGGGAGTCAGTTTAAACAATGTCACGCGTATCCCTTTTGAAGGCTATGCGGATATCGATGGCTTAAAATTGTTTGAAACGATGTTAAATGATAACTCTTCTGGCCTTGATAAACCTGCCGCAGCACTTGTAGAAACGGTTCAAGGCGAGGGGGGGCTCAACGCAGCTTCTGACAAATGGTTACAGCGTCTGAGCAAAATCTGCTCGCAGCACGATATTTTATTAATCGTCGATGATATCCAAGCGGGATGTGGACGTACCGGCACCTTCTTTAGTTTTGAATCCGCAGGTATTAAGCCAGATATGGTCACGCTATCAAAGTCCATTGGTGGTTATGGCCTACCAATGGCTATTGTACTGATGAAGCCTGAATTAGATGTTTGGAAACCAGGGGAACATAACGGAACTTTCCGTGGTAATAATCATGCCTTTGTTACCGCAACCGCTGCTCTCAAGGCTTATTGGTCGGATAGCGAACCATTTGAAAAGCATATTGAAAGTTGCTCTGCCCTCGTGTCAGAGGTTATTGACTCCACTCTAGCTCGTTACCCTAGCATGTTTGTTAAACAGAAGGGGCGAGGAATGATGATTGGTATTGAGTGTAGCAATGGTCAATTAGCCAGCGATATCGTCAAGACCTGTTTTGATAATGGATTAGTGATTGAAACCGCTGGGCCTGACGACGAAGTGGTGAAATTTTTCTCCCCACTCACCATCACGGAGTCTGAACTCAAACAAGGGCTAGATATTTTTGAGCGTTCTGTTGAGTTTGTTATCCAGCAACAATTTAAGAAAGCATCGTAATTAGGGAGAAAAAGATGATTGTTCGTACACTTGAAGAATGTCGAGATAGTGAGCGCAGAGTAGCTTCAGAGACATGGGAAAGCGTCCGTATGTTGTTAAAAGATGACAACATGGGGTTTTCTTTTCACATCACAACGATTTTTGAAAATACAGAAACGCATATCCACTATCAGAACCATTTAGAATCGGTGTATTGCATGAGCGGCGAAGGAGAGATTGAAGTCGTTGGTGGTAAAACTTATGCAATAAAGCCCGGCACTCTTTACATCTTAGATCAACACGATGAGCACTATCTTCGTGCCTATGAGGGAAAAGAGATGGTGATGGCATGTGTATTCAACCCTCCTATTACAGGTAAAGAGACTCATGATGAAAATGGCGTATACCCTCTCATCGATTAGAAGCTCTAATAGCTAGGCTTGTGGGCCTAGCTATTACCCACTCCTCCAGTTTAAAAGGCCCTAACATGACCTATACCGTAGAGAAAATCGGCGGTACTTCAATGACCGCGTTTGATGCTGTTTTAGATAATATTTTGATTAAGAAAAGCGAAGAGGAAATGTACAACCGTGTATTTGTTGTTTCCGCTTACGCAGGTATCACTGATGCTTTACTCGAATGCAAAAAAACCAGCAAAGCAGGTGTGTACCAATTGATTGCTAAAAGAGACGATGCTTGGCAACAAGCTCTTGATGGTGTTGAACAAAGAATGTTACTCACCAATGAGAATATTTTTGCTGATCCTATGAATCGCTTACGCTCAGATAAGTTCATTCGTTCTCGGATTTCGGAAGCTAAGATATGTATTTCTAACATACTGGAAACGTGCCAATACGGTCAGTTTTCACTTCGTCATTACCTCCCTCAAATTCGTGAGTTTCTTTCTTCAATCGGTGAAGCCCACAGTGCCTACAATACGGCACTCAAGCTGAAAAACATGGGAGTGAATGCAAAGTTTGTTGACTTATCGGGTTGGGATACACAGGCTCCCATTAGTTTGGATGAAAGTATTCTTGAAGCATTTTCAGACATTGATGTCACTCAGGAGCTGCCTATCGTCACGGGTTATGCGTCTTGCAAAGAAGGCTTGATGTCTACCTATGATCGTGGCTACAGCGAAATGACGTTTAGCCGAATTGCGTCATTAACTGGAGCAGATCTTGCGGTTATTCATAAAGAATACCACCTAAGCTCAGCTGATCCTCGTGTTGTTGGCTCAGATAAAGTGCTCCCACTAGGGGAAACAAACTACGATGTGGCTGATCAACTTGCGAACTTGGGTATGGAAGCTATTCATCCCAATGCTGCCGCTGGTCTTCGCGAAAGTGGTATAGAGCTTCAAATTAAGAATACATTTGAGCCTCACCACCCGGGCACTCTGATCTCTGGTGTTTTCCGTCCAACCATGGATAAAGTCGAAATTATTGCAGGTAAAGAGAAAGTTTTTGCTTTACACCTTTTCGATCAAACCATGGTGGGATGCGTTGATAATGTCAGCTATGACTTAATGCAGATCATTACAGATGCTCGTGTGAGATTGGTAGGTAAAGAGATGAATGCGAATTCAATGACTTATTATCTGACGGGTAGCACAGATGCATTGAATACCGTGTTATACAAGACAGAGAAACGTTTCCCAGATGCCAATATTAAAGGTCGAATGGTGGCCTTGATATCAACTATTGGCTCCCAGTTTGATACAAATGAAGCATTAACGAAAGGGCTGTTGGCGTTGATGGAAAAAGGCATAACCCCCATTGCTGTCCACTCATCGATGAGAAATGTGAATGTACAATTCGTTGTTAATGATGATGAATACCATACCTCTATATGTGCTTTGCACTCAGTATTCTTTGAGCCGAGCTCTATTAAGAAAGCGCTAATTGCCTAGTGAGTGCCCTCTTATTTGACATTAAATATGAGGATGATGTGTTGAAGCCGCGCAAAGCGGCTTTTCTATCTTGATAGCATAGTTAGGCAATATGCGTCATACGGTTGATCGTGAATGTTTCTACCGCGCCATCAACAGCTGCGACGTAGTCAGCGATATGCGTGCTGGCGAGATGCTTATCCAGTGCGGCTTCTGAAGCCCAGTTTTCATGGAAAACGAAATGCGCCGGGTTGTCGTTGTCTTGATGCAAATCGTAGTTGATGCAGCCATCTTCAGCGCGTGTTTTGTCGATCAATTTGATTAGCTCAGCTTTAACCAATTCAATTTGGCTTTCTTTGGCAATGATATTGGCGATAATCGTTAACTTGCTCATGTGCTTACCTTTTCGTCAATTTTCTGATGCTTTATAGTGTCGTGATGACGTCTTCTAGAGGTAGGCGCGCTTTTGGCAGACCGTGGTTATAATCCTCACCGTCTTTGTGATAACCCAGTGCTAGCGCAAAGTCACATACAAAGCCTTCCAGTTCTTGTTTGAACTCTTCACCGATCAGCTCTGGGTCTACCCCTTCCATTGGTGTAGAAGCGATGCCCATACGCGCTAACGTGTGGAGCGTGTTACCCAGTGCGATATAGGTCTGAGCTTTTGTCCAATTACCGTTGAAACCTGTCTCATCTGTGTTGAGTTCCGCAAAGCCGAACGCACCGTTTAACATGTCATTGTATCGCTCCGCTGGGAGGTGGCCTGAGGTCACTTCTGCATCGACCACTTTTTTGTAGTTGTCTTTGGTAAAGCGAGGGTTGTGAGCAAACAAAATCGTATGAGACGCTTCTTTGGCATGCGGTTGGTTGAACTGGTGCATGTTGGCAAACGTGTTGTGGAAACGTTGTTTTGCTTCGTCACTCTCAAGAACGATGAACTTCCAAGGTTGTGAGTTGATAGAAGAAGCAGATAAACGAATCGCTTCTTTAATGACTTCCATATCTTCAGCAGAGATACGCTTACTTGCGTCGTATTTTTTTGCTGTGTAACGAGTGTTTAGATCTTTGATGATTGGGTGAGTCATGTTGGCTCCTAGTTGAATTTAAATAATTGCATTAGGTCTCACGAACCGCTCGGACGATGTTGAACCCTTATTTCAAGTAAACGAACAAGCTCAAAAACTCGAAGACTTCGATATGAACAATGTCGATGGGCGTAGATTAACAACATTAAAGAAGGGGGAAAAATAGCGAAAACTTCCAATCATTATGGAAATAAGTATCCATAATTACTTGGCAAGGATTAATGCGATGCGTCTGGTTTCAGGCAGGGAAAACCAACAGCTGCGAATTAGGGGAGGGTGTTATGCGGCGGTAGACTAGCGCGTTAGTAGCTCGCGGCCAATGGCATCGACCAATTCAAGAATATGGATTTGCGATTCGCGACTGTATGGTGAGATACCATCGACTTGCTCAGCAAGATCTAAGTTGGTGCTGGCAATCCCCGCGAGTGTTGACCCTGTATGGCTGATCGCGAATACCTTCAAGCCTTTGCGTTTCGCATTGTGGGCCATATCCACCACAGACTGCGTTTCTCCCGATTTACTGATCAACATAACCGTACCACTTTCGGCACGGGCCAATTGGTGGATATCTGTGATCACTAAGTGAGGAACATTCGCCAAGGATAGAAATCGGGAAAGGTAAGAGACACTAACAATCGAGGCACCACGGGAATAGAGATACACCACAGGCGAATGATTTAATGAGTGAGCGATTTTTTCGATGCGTTGAATTTGGTCATCTTCTTCAATAACAGATTGCGTCTGCTTTTTCAGATCAGCGGCAAGCTTGTACCTGAGCTCAGTGTAACTGGCGTAGCCCATCTTTTTACACACACGATTGACTGAGGTCGTCGTTGTGAGTGCTTTGTTCGCAATGGTTTTCGCAGAGATCTCGGCCAGCTCACTCGCGTGGCTGATCAAGTACTCATAGATGACACGCTCAATGCCCTTAAATGTATTCATCGCATACAATTTTAGTAATGAAATTGTCATTATTAGGCGCTAACTGGCAAATATTTTCCTTGATTGCTATCACAAAAGTATCGTCATACGTGGGTTGTATCAGGAAACTGTACCTTGGTACGTGGACGCTAAATATACTTGGCGGAGTTGATAAGAATACGGTGAACAACCATGAGTAAGAAAAAACTCGTTGCAGTGACCGCTTGCCCTACCGGCATTGCACACACATTTATGGCAGCGAAAAAAATTCAGGCATGGGCTGAGAAGCAGGGCTACGAAGTCAAAGTGGAAACCCAGGGCAGTGATGGTGTTAAGAACAAGCTGACGGCGCATGACATTGCGACAGCAGACGGCGTTGTTCTGGCTGTCGATGTACCCATCATGGACATGGAACGTTTTGATAATGCCAACCCGCTGAAAGTTCGTACTCAAGAATTGATTAAGCGCGTAGATGAACTCCTGCCAACCGTCTTCCTACGCGGTAAAGAGAAGTCTGACGCAGATATCGAAGTAGCAGAAGAAAAACGCTCCGCGTATCAGGTGGCGATCGGCCACATCATGACGGGCATCAGCTACATGTTGCCAGTGGTGGTACTTGGCGGCCTGTTAATGGCAGTCGCGAAGATCACGGGTGAGTTTGTCGATATCTCCGGCACGCCAATCGAAACGCTCGATAAGCTTGGTTTTATGACCATCAAGTTTATGTACCCAATCTTTGCTGCGTATCTGGCGTATTCGATTGCGGGTAAACCAGCTCTTATTCCAGCCTTTATCGGCGGCATCATGAGTGATGAGGTCTACAAGCGCTTCTTTGATCTTGAAGGCTGGGCCCCATCGGGCTTCTTTGGCGCGATTGCGATTGGTTTCCTTGTCGGTTATCTGGTTCGTTACCTCAATGATGTGATCAAGGTGAAGTCAGAGCTGACCACGCTCAAGACCATGCTGTTGGTTCCAGCCGTCACAGGTGTCGTGATGGTGCTGACCATGGAATACGTGATCAACCCATTCTTTGGCGCTTTGAACATTGCGATGATTGAACTGTTCACTCAGGCAGGTGATGCAGGTCGCGGTATCTATTCAATGGTGATTGCTGCGGGTACTGCGTTTGACCTTGGTGGTCCGATCAACAAAGCGGCTGGCTCGGTGGCACTTGGTCTGAATGGCATGGGCGAAGGCTTTGACTTGATTGCTCGTGAGTTGGGTATCGTTATTCCGCCGATTGGTGTTGGTCTGGCAGCGATTCTTGATGGCAAGTTCCGCAAACGTGTCTTTACCTCCGAAGAGCAGACGGTGGGTAAAACCTCACTGATGCTAGGTATGATCGGTATTTCAGAAGGCGCAATCCCATTCATTCTGAAGAATCCGAAGATGATTCCAATCATGATTCTGGGTTCTATTATCGGCACACAGCTCGCGGTTGTACTCGATGTATGGCAAAGCCTGCCATTACCAGCTGTATGGGGTTGGTTCCTATCTTCAGACCCAATCAGCTACACCATTTCCGTCTTCGCTGGCTCACTATTTATCGGAGTAGCACTACTGCTGTGTACCAAGCCGCAAAGCGCTAACGCCTAACACGTCACTTACCAGAGGCTCTGCTCTGCAAAATTGAGCCTCTGGTAACAAGAATCAGAATTTAGATTAGAGAAACGCCCATGACTAAAGTACATGTCATTCCACATACTCACTGGGATCGTGAGTGGTATTTTACTCAGCAAGACAGTGACGTTTTAGCGACTTACAACTTCACCAAAGTGATTGAAACTTTGGAAAGTCAGGCGGATTACAGATGCTATCACCTTGATGGTCAGTCTGCGATTGTTGAAGATTATCTGAAGGTTCTGCCGCATATGCGTGAGCGTATGGCACAGCTGGTGGCAGACAAAAAGCTCTTCATTGGCCCTTGGTACACCCAGACCGATACCTACAACGTAGCGGGTGAGTCCATCATCCGTAACCTGAAATACGGCATGCACATCGCAGAAGAGTTGGGCCACAGCATGAAAGTCGGCTACCTGCCTGACACATTTGGTCATAACGCGCAAATGCCAACGCTATTCCGCGGTATGGGTATCGACAACATCGTCTTCTGGCGCGGTATTGATTATGACCAACATGTCAGCAAATCCCATTTCATGTGGCAATCTCACGGTGGCGATGAGATATACGCTTACAACCTAGTTCATGGTTACGGTGCAGCGAAGAACATCGTGCCGGATGCTGAGCATCTGGATAAGAAAATCTTCCCAATGATTGAGAAGATCAAGTCGTTGTCAGGCCTTGATGAAGTATTGATTCCATCGGGTGGCGACCAAGTCAATATCGACCCGAATTTGCCAGCCACGTTAGCGGCAGCGTCTGAGCGTTCTCCATCTGGCGATGTGTATTCTATCTCTTCGATGGAAAACTTCGTCGATTTCCTACGCCGCAATAGTGAAGGGTTTGAGACTTACTATGGTGAGTTCAAAACACCGCGCTACACACGTATTCACAAGACCATAGGTTCTGTGCGTTACGACATCAAAAAGCTTAACTTTGAGATCGAGCAGTTCTTGCTCAAGAAGCTGGAAGTGGTGATTGCTATCGCTAAAGCACAGGGCATGACGGTGCACACTGAGCTGGTGGACTTGGCATGGAAGAAGATCCTTGAGTGTCACGCGCACGATAGCATGGGTGGTTGTAATAGCGATGCGACCAACGCTGATATCATGCACCGTCTTAAGCAGGCGGAAGAAATCTGTCATGGCTTGTACAACTTGGTGGTCAAAGAAATTGCCACCAATGCCTGTGATGATTCGGAAGTGATGATCTTCAACGGTCAGACGACGCCATTTAGCGGCATTACCCGTGTTGTTGCGTTTTCCAAGTATGAATCCATCGCGCTAAGTGATGGCGAGAAAATCCTTAGCAGTGAAGTAGTCACTCGTGAAACACTGGATGGTGGTAAGGTCATCGAAGTGACTAAGGATGGCGAAAAAGAAGTGCCTGTTCCTCCTTACTACCGATTTGAGCTCAATGTTGATGTGGCAGATCTACCAGCAATGGGTTATCAGGTATTTCAGGTAGTGGAAACAGATTGCGATACCCAAGTGCAGGTATCTTCTGTAACTCAGATTGAAAATAGCCAACTGGCGCTTTGGTTAGAGAATGGTCAGCTTAAGCTTAAAGATAAACGTTCAGAGCGTATTATTGAGCAGCTTATCCGCTTTGAAGAGCAGGCCGATGACGGAGATTCTTATGACTTCTCACCACTGGAAGGCGATACGCCACTGTACACTAGTGAACTAAGCTGGGTTGAATCTCATGTGGGCGAAAGCCAGCAGTCGATGATCCTGAAAGCAAGTCTTGAGCTTCCGGAAAACCTAGAAGCTCGCCAGAACGGTGAAAAATCTGTTCTAGCGGAATTTATCGTTCGCTTGACGCTTACTCAAGGTAAACAATCGCTGGAAGTAGAGATCGATACGCTTAATCAGGTTGATGATCACCGTGTGCGCGTTTTGATTAATTCAGATGTTCAGATCGATACATCCATCAGCACTCAGCCATTTGCGTTGATGACTCGTCCGGTGGCACCAAATGTTGATGGCTGGCGTGACAGCTTCCGCGAATGTCCGGTAGATATTGAAACCACCGATGGCGCGGTTGCTGTAGCGGCAGAGGATCGAGCCCTGATTATTAATGGTCGTGGTTTGAAAGAGTTCCAGATCCTGAAAGGTGATACCAGTGACTTGATTGCTCTGACCTTGTTTAAGGCAACAGGCAAGCTCGGTAAAGATGACCTGTTATGGCGACCTGGTCGCGCCTCTGGCATCAACAACACCGTGGTGTACACGCCAGATGCTCAGTTGCAAAAATCCATGCAGTTCAGCTTTGCTATTGCTTTGGCAGACAACGCTGAGCATCAGACAATCCGAGAGCTGGAAAGTGAATATCTTGATAGCCCATTCAGCTACCAGAAACAGTCGCTTAACAGCTTTGAGAATCGTCTCGAACGTTTTCAGGTTCGATTTGACAGCCGTGAAGCCGAGAAAAAGTTCAGCCTGTTTGAACTGAACCAGCCGTTGGTTTTATCCAGCGTTGGCCATTCATTCTATCAAGACAATGCGGTCATTGTGCGCCTATTTAATGCGACGGACAGTGAACAGCAACTCGATGTCACCGCGTTCGCTCATTTCGCTGATGTTGAGCGTGTCAATCACCGAGAGCAGAGTGTCGAGCAGAATTGGATAGTCAAACCAAACAATGCCATTGACTTGCGGGTTAGTTTCAAGATTTAACAGGTTGGAATCACAATGAAAGAGAAGATTTTTAATAAAGTTGCCAAGCTGTACGATGAAGAGCTGGCACCATCACTGACACAGGACATTTTGGCACTGGTTGATAAGTGGCGTGGTCACGCGCCGTCTTATCAGGACTGGGTCGACGAGTCGACGGCGTACCTGATCACTTACGGTGACAGTATTCGCCGTGAAGGAGAGCCGACGCTCAATACCATGAAGTACTTTGCTGATAAGTATCTGCGTGGCGCGATCAGCAATATTCATATTCTACCTATGTTCCCATACACTTCGGATGACGGCTTCAGCGTAGTGGATTACCGCAAGGTTGACCCGAACTTGGGTGACTGGAAAGAGCTGAATGAGCTGGCGGAACATTTTGACTTGATGTACGACTGCGTGATTAACCACATCTCTAAGAGCAGTGACTGGTTCCAGCGCTATCTCGCGGGCGATGAGGCTTATCAGGATTATTTTGTAGAGTCTGATCCGAGCCTTGATTATTCGAGCGTTACGCGTCCCCGCGCACTACCGCTCCTGACGCCGTTTACCAAGGCTTCGGGTGAGACGACACATGTCTGGACAACCTTCTCAGACGATCAGATCGACATTAACTTTAAAAGCCCGAAAGTGCTGTTGGAAAGCATCGATATTTTGCTGATGTATGCAGCGAACGGTGGTCGTTCTATTCGTCTTGATGCCATCGGCTTTATCTGGAAAGTGCTTAATACAACTTGTATTCATCTTGAGGAAGCCCATGAAATCATCAAGCTATGGCGTATCGTTCTCGATGACGTTATGCCGGGCTCTTTGTTGATTACAGAAACCAATGTGCCGCATAAAGAGAATATCTCTTACTTTGGTCAGGGTGATGAAGCTCATATAGTTTACCAGTTCCCACTGCCACCTTTAACGCTGCATGCTTTCCTAAGCCAGAACAGCAGTGTGTTGACCGAATGGGCGAAGGGACTAACAAGCGAAGCCATGGCATCGTTGCGAGCTGGAAGCAAAACGACTTACTTTAACTTCCTTGCCAGCCATGATGGTATTGGTGTACGTCCGACGGAAGGTATTCTTAGCGACGACGATCGCCACATGATGTGTCAGCAGGTTGAGCGTAAGGGTGGTCGAGTCAACTACAAGAACAATGGGGATGGTACTCAGTCACCGTACGAGCTCAACATTAACTATTTGAGTGCCATTACTGAGCCTGAAGATGACACACAGACGAAAGCGGCGAAGTTTCTCGCAGCGCAGTCAATTTTGCTCTCTTTTATTGGTGTGCCTGCGGTCTACTACCACAGCTTCCTTGGCAGTGAGAACGATGTGGCCGGAATGGAAGAGTCTGGCATCAATCGTCGTATCAACCGCAAAAAGTTCTCGGTCGAATCGCTCGAAGCCGAGTTGGCTGAGCAAGGTTCACTGCGCAATAGCGTCTACAGTGAAATGGTACGCTTGCTCAACGTACGCCAGCAGCAATCTGCTTTCTCACCAAGTTCATCTCAGCAGGTATTAGAGCTGGGTGATGGCCTGTTTGGCTTACAGCGTGGTGAAGGTGACAAGGCGATCCGCTTCGTCGTCAACTTGTCTCAGCAGACGCAATCCGTCACGTTGGATGCTGGTGGTAAGGATCTGGTCAGCGACCAGAGCTTTGATAAACAGTTTACTCTTAATCCGTATCAATTTGTCTGGCTGACAGAGCAATAGGAGCCACACTATGAAACTTGCGAACCTCACCTCTGAAAATCTGATCATGCTTGATGCGACGTTTGATGATCGAATCGCTGCTATTCATGCTCTGACAGACAAAATCGAGCAAGAAGGAAAACTGACGGATAAGAGTCAGTTTCTAGAAGCGGTATTGAAGCGTGAAGACGAGGGACCGACAGCACTGGGTGAATATCTTGCCGTGCCGCATGGTAAATCTGCTGCGGTCACGGAACCTGTATTTGCCTGTGCATTCGTTAAAGATGAAATGATGTGGAAAGGTCTGGATGGCGATGAGCCTGTGACCATGATCTTTTTGCTCGCCATTCCGCCAGCGGAAGCTGGCTCAACACATATGGAAGTGCTGACTACACTCACTTCCTCTCTAGTGGATGACGATTTCCGTGACCAGTTGGTGGCAGCGAAATCGAGTAAAGAAGTCATGCAGCTGTTTGGCGCTGAAGAAGACGTGTCAACAGAAGCAGCCCCTGAACCGGAAGTAGAAGAAGAGCAACCCGAAATGGCAAAGGATATCAGTCGTCATGCGTATCCATTTGTCTTGGGTGCGGGTGTTCTGATTTCTGCTTTCTTGTTCTTATTGCTTTAAGACGATAAGTCTTAGGGATTTTTCTCTCTGTTTTGCCCGGCATGACCGCAATGTAGATCAGATAAGGATCGGTTGACCGATCCTTCTGATGAGAGACAATCGGAAACCTGTTTATAGGTTTCCGATTTTTATGTCTATTCAAAACTTCTTTGCCGACTTCCTCGAAGAAAACCCTGTTGATGTCGCCCAACTCACCACCTTTTCTGAACACATTCCCGATAAGTGGGTAGCCAAAGCCGCTGTGCTCTCAGATAAAGCAACGATTCGTCGACGTCGATCACCCAGTGATATGGTCCTTTATCACCTTCGGTATGCCAGCCAAAATCGCTCCACTGAATCCAAGCGGTTATGGGCGCTGCTGCTGGTACTGTGTTTGTATGGCACGCTGCAATTGCTCCAGCCGCTCTACCTCTTCGCGTGGTTCGCCTGCCTCGGGCTCGCGCTATGCTTGGGTGAACCATCCCAAGAGGTGAAGGGTCTGAATCCTTGGTGGCAGGTGATGATCTCGGTCGCGATCCTCGTGGGGATGCTTTGGATGGCCGTCGGGGCGCCGAAAGTGAGTCGAAAGAAAGGCACAGTAGGCGTACCCTGATCCCAATGAGGGACCGAAGAAAAATGTTCGTATGTCCCTTTAGCACCGCTGACGACTAAGGGCGCTAAACACCTTGCTTGAGGT includes the following:
- a CDS encoding putative quinol monooxygenase, with translation MSKLTIIANIIAKESQIELVKAELIKLIDKTRAEDGCINYDLHQDNDNPAHFVFHENWASEAALDKHLASTHIADYVAAVDGAVETFTINRMTHIA
- a CDS encoding PTS fructose transporter subunit IIC is translated as MSKKKLVAVTACPTGIAHTFMAAKKIQAWAEKQGYEVKVETQGSDGVKNKLTAHDIATADGVVLAVDVPIMDMERFDNANPLKVRTQELIKRVDELLPTVFLRGKEKSDADIEVAEEKRSAYQVAIGHIMTGISYMLPVVVLGGLLMAVAKITGEFVDISGTPIETLDKLGFMTIKFMYPIFAAYLAYSIAGKPALIPAFIGGIMSDEVYKRFFDLEGWAPSGFFGAIAIGFLVGYLVRYLNDVIKVKSELTTLKTMLLVPAVTGVVMVLTMEYVINPFFGALNIAMIELFTQAGDAGRGIYSMVIAAGTAFDLGGPINKAAGSVALGLNGMGEGFDLIARELGIVIPPIGVGLAAILDGKFRKRVFTSEEQTVGKTSLMLGMIGISEGAIPFILKNPKMIPIMILGSIIGTQLAVVLDVWQSLPLPAVWGWFLSSDPISYTISVFAGSLFIGVALLLCTKPQSANA
- a CDS encoding aspartate kinase, whose product is MTYTVEKIGGTSMTAFDAVLDNILIKKSEEEMYNRVFVVSAYAGITDALLECKKTSKAGVYQLIAKRDDAWQQALDGVEQRMLLTNENIFADPMNRLRSDKFIRSRISEAKICISNILETCQYGQFSLRHYLPQIREFLSSIGEAHSAYNTALKLKNMGVNAKFVDLSGWDTQAPISLDESILEAFSDIDVTQELPIVTGYASCKEGLMSTYDRGYSEMTFSRIASLTGADLAVIHKEYHLSSADPRVVGSDKVLPLGETNYDVADQLANLGMEAIHPNAAAGLRESGIELQIKNTFEPHHPGTLISGVFRPTMDKVEIIAGKEKVFALHLFDQTMVGCVDNVSYDLMQIITDARVRLVGKEMNANSMTYYLTGSTDALNTVLYKTEKRFPDANIKGRMVALISTIGSQFDTNEALTKGLLALMEKGITPIAVHSSMRNVNVQFVVNDDEYHTSICALHSVFFEPSSIKKALIA
- a CDS encoding glycoside hydrolase family 38 C-terminal domain-containing protein; this translates as MTKVHVIPHTHWDREWYFTQQDSDVLATYNFTKVIETLESQADYRCYHLDGQSAIVEDYLKVLPHMRERMAQLVADKKLFIGPWYTQTDTYNVAGESIIRNLKYGMHIAEELGHSMKVGYLPDTFGHNAQMPTLFRGMGIDNIVFWRGIDYDQHVSKSHFMWQSHGGDEIYAYNLVHGYGAAKNIVPDAEHLDKKIFPMIEKIKSLSGLDEVLIPSGGDQVNIDPNLPATLAAASERSPSGDVYSISSMENFVDFLRRNSEGFETYYGEFKTPRYTRIHKTIGSVRYDIKKLNFEIEQFLLKKLEVVIAIAKAQGMTVHTELVDLAWKKILECHAHDSMGGCNSDATNADIMHRLKQAEEICHGLYNLVVKEIATNACDDSEVMIFNGQTTPFSGITRVVAFSKYESIALSDGEKILSSEVVTRETLDGGKVIEVTKDGEKEVPVPPYYRFELNVDVADLPAMGYQVFQVVETDCDTQVQVSSVTQIENSQLALWLENGQLKLKDKRSERIIEQLIRFEEQADDGDSYDFSPLEGDTPLYTSELSWVESHVGESQQSMILKASLELPENLEARQNGEKSVLAEFIVRLTLTQGKQSLEVEIDTLNQVDDHRVRVLINSDVQIDTSISTQPFALMTRPVAPNVDGWRDSFRECPVDIETTDGAVAVAAEDRALIINGRGLKEFQILKGDTSDLIALTLFKATGKLGKDDLLWRPGRASGINNTVVYTPDAQLQKSMQFSFAIALADNAEHQTIRELESEYLDSPFSYQKQSLNSFENRLERFQVRFDSREAEKKFSLFELNQPLVLSSVGHSFYQDNAVIVRLFNATDSEQQLDVTAFAHFADVERVNHREQSVEQNWIVKPNNAIDLRVSFKI
- a CDS encoding ectoine synthase; this encodes MIVRTLEECRDSERRVASETWESVRMLLKDDNMGFSFHITTIFENTETHIHYQNHLESVYCMSGEGEIEVVGGKTYAIKPGTLYILDQHDEHYLRAYEGKEMVMACVFNPPITGKETHDENGVYPLID
- a CDS encoding MurR/RpiR family transcriptional regulator; translation: MNTFKGIERVIYEYLISHASELAEISAKTIANKALTTTTSVNRVCKKMGYASYTELRYKLAADLKKQTQSVIEEDDQIQRIEKIAHSLNHSPVVYLYSRGASIVSVSYLSRFLSLANVPHLVITDIHQLARAESGTVMLISKSGETQSVVDMAHNAKRKGLKVFAISHTGSTLAGIASTNLDLAEQVDGISPYSRESQIHILELVDAIGRELLTR
- a CDS encoding nitroreductase family protein: MTHPIIKDLNTRYTAKKYDASKRISAEDMEVIKEAIRLSASSINSQPWKFIVLESDEAKQRFHNTFANMHQFNQPHAKEASHTILFAHNPRFTKDNYKKVVDAEVTSGHLPAERYNDMLNGAFGFAELNTDETGFNGNWTKAQTYIALGNTLHTLARMGIASTPMEGVDPELIGEEFKQELEGFVCDFALALGYHKDGEDYNHGLPKARLPLEDVITTL
- the ectB gene encoding diaminobutyrate--2-oxoglutarate transaminase — its product is MDIFDKQESQVRSYCNSFPVVFTKAKGCWLETQSGEKYLDFLAGAGSLNYGHNNPIFKQALLDYIEADGITHGLDMHSTAKSDFLNALKQNIFEPRGLNYKVQFTGPTGTNAVEAALKLARKAKGRSSIVAFTNGFHGCTSGALAATGNQHHRQGAGVSLNNVTRIPFEGYADIDGLKLFETMLNDNSSGLDKPAAALVETVQGEGGLNAASDKWLQRLSKICSQHDILLIVDDIQAGCGRTGTFFSFESAGIKPDMVTLSKSIGGYGLPMAIVLMKPELDVWKPGEHNGTFRGNNHAFVTATAALKAYWSDSEPFEKHIESCSALVSEVIDSTLARYPSMFVKQKGRGMMIGIECSNGQLASDIVKTCFDNGLVIETAGPDDEVVKFFSPLTITESELKQGLDIFERSVEFVIQQQFKKAS